In Deferribacter desulfuricans SSM1, the following are encoded in one genomic region:
- a CDS encoding cysteine hydrolase family protein, with amino-acid sequence MKKALLIIDMLNDFVLEGAPLQVPNAKSIIPNIKREIDKARKEGYPVIYVCDAHDEDDEEFKIWPHHCVKGTKGAEVVEELKPVGGDIVVEKTRYSGFYNTNLDEILRDLGVEQLIVTGLVTNICVMYTVADAVSRGYKVVVPKDCIIGLDDDGHKFGLMQLENVHNAEII; translated from the coding sequence ATGAAAAAGGCATTATTAATAATCGATATGTTAAACGATTTTGTTTTAGAAGGTGCTCCTTTGCAGGTACCTAATGCTAAGAGTATAATCCCAAATATTAAAAGGGAAATAGATAAAGCAAGAAAAGAGGGGTATCCAGTTATTTATGTTTGTGATGCTCATGATGAAGATGATGAAGAGTTTAAAATCTGGCCACATCACTGCGTAAAAGGTACAAAGGGTGCTGAGGTTGTTGAAGAGTTAAAACCGGTAGGAGGGGATATAGTTGTTGAAAAAACAAGGTATTCGGGCTTTTATAATACAAATTTAGATGAAATATTGAGAGATTTAGGTGTTGAACAGTTAATCGTTACAGGGCTTGTGACAAATATTTGTGTAATGTACACTGTTGCTGATGCTGTTAGTAGAGGGTATAAAGTGGTTGTTCCAAAGGATTGTATTATAGGTCTTGATGATGATGGTCATAAATTTGGCTTGATGCAGTTGGAAAATGTTCACAATGCGGAGATTATATAA
- a CDS encoding deoxyribonuclease IV, which produces MLLGAHESIAGGVYNSLKFAESDDCECLQIFTKNANRWVAKPYSDKDINKFKVYAESLGFNRICAHSAYLINLCSPKKETEEKSVKCFIDELSRCDQLNVPFYVMHPGSHLGIGEEAGLKKIVENIDFVYSEHNFSVMLLLEMTAGQGTNLGYKWEHIDYIIQNSMYPDKLGVCLDSAHMYAAGYDLKNKYDEVIDTFFTNFKDKIKVFHLNDTNKECGSKVDRHAYIGRGLLGLEFFEKLVNDERLDGVLGILETPFDEDKSYKNQLDILKSLRRQK; this is translated from the coding sequence ATGCTTCTTGGAGCTCATGAATCAATTGCTGGTGGTGTTTACAACAGCCTAAAATTTGCTGAAAGTGATGATTGTGAATGTTTACAGATTTTTACAAAAAACGCAAATAGGTGGGTTGCTAAGCCTTATTCAGACAAGGATATAAATAAGTTTAAAGTTTATGCAGAAAGTTTAGGTTTTAATAGAATTTGTGCCCATAGTGCCTATTTGATAAATCTTTGTTCTCCCAAAAAAGAGACTGAGGAAAAGTCAGTTAAATGTTTTATTGATGAGTTGTCAAGATGTGATCAATTGAATGTTCCTTTTTATGTTATGCATCCTGGTTCTCATCTGGGAATAGGTGAAGAAGCTGGACTAAAAAAAATTGTTGAAAATATTGATTTTGTTTATTCTGAACATAATTTTAGTGTTATGTTGTTGCTTGAGATGACTGCAGGTCAGGGGACAAATTTAGGTTATAAATGGGAACATATAGATTATATAATTCAAAATTCCATGTATCCTGATAAACTTGGTGTGTGTCTTGATTCTGCCCACATGTATGCGGCAGGATATGATTTAAAAAATAAATATGATGAAGTAATTGATACTTTTTTTACTAATTTTAAAGATAAAATAAAAGTCTTTCATCTAAATGATACAAATAAAGAGTGTGGGTCAAAAGTAGATAGACACGCTTATATTGGTAGGGGTTTGTTAGGGTTAGAGTTTTTTGAGAAACTTGTAAATGATGAAAGGTTAGATGGTGTTTTGGGGATTTTGGAAACCCCTTTTGATGAGGATAAAAGTTATAAAAACCAGCTTGATATCTTAAAGTCTCTAAGGAGGCAAAAATGA
- the fbp gene encoding class 1 fructose-bisphosphatase, which yields MKKGVTSLGRFLIEEQRRFPEATGDFTLILEQIAFAAKIISREVNKAGLINILGKAYSVNVHGEEQQKLDVYANQKMIEALDHIGKVCAMASEEEDDVIHVPDRYPKGKYVVVFDPLDGSSNIDVNISIGTIFGIYKRVSEGENGCEKDFLQKGRKLVGAGYVIYGSSTMFVYSTGNGVSGFTLDPSVGEFLLSHPNIKIPEKGKIYSINEANYHRWDEKIRKYVEYIKNLEERQYTSRYIGSLVADFHRNLLKGGVFLYPGDSKNPKGKLRLLYEANPLAYIVEQAGGLATDGEQMILDIQPESLHQKTPLIIGSKWEVETYLKFMRGEA from the coding sequence ATGAAAAAAGGGGTTACAAGTCTTGGAAGGTTTCTTATTGAAGAGCAGAGGAGATTTCCTGAAGCAACTGGTGATTTTACATTAATTTTAGAACAAATTGCTTTTGCAGCAAAGATTATAAGCCGTGAGGTGAATAAAGCAGGTTTAATTAATATTTTGGGAAAAGCATATTCTGTCAATGTCCATGGTGAAGAGCAGCAAAAACTTGATGTTTATGCAAATCAGAAGATGATCGAGGCTCTTGATCATATTGGAAAAGTATGTGCCATGGCAAGTGAGGAAGAGGATGATGTAATACATGTTCCTGATAGATATCCTAAAGGTAAATATGTTGTGGTGTTTGATCCGTTGGATGGGTCAAGTAATATTGATGTAAATATTAGTATTGGTACAATTTTTGGTATTTATAAGAGAGTAAGTGAAGGTGAAAATGGGTGTGAAAAAGATTTTCTACAGAAAGGTAGAAAATTGGTTGGTGCAGGTTATGTAATTTATGGCTCAAGCACAATGTTTGTTTATTCAACAGGGAACGGTGTTAGTGGTTTTACTTTAGATCCATCTGTTGGTGAATTTTTATTATCTCATCCAAATATCAAGATCCCAGAAAAAGGGAAAATTTATTCTATAAATGAAGCAAATTATCATAGATGGGATGAGAAAATAAGAAAATATGTTGAATATATTAAAAATTTAGAAGAGAGACAGTACACTTCAAGATATATTGGCTCACTTGTAGCAGATTTTCATAGAAATTTGCTCAAAGGTGGTGTTTTCCTATATCCTGGGGATTCCAAGAATCCAAAAGGGAAATTGAGATTGCTATATGAAGCCAATCCTCTTGCTTACATTGTTGAGCAAGCTGGTGGGCTTGCAACTGATGGAGAGCAGATGATTTTGGATATTCAACCAGAGAGTTTGCATCAAAAGACACCGTTAATTATTGGCTCTAAGTGGGAAGTGGAAACTTATCTAAAATTTATGAGGGGTGAGGCCTAA
- a CDS encoding AAA family ATPase translates to MDLSPEAIILKELVKPKEIKETHISYAMITDDYVYKLKKPVDFGFLDYRLSKSRRNFCILEKELNSRFSKDVYLDVLKIARFGKEMKLVPHTNTMFAIDYVLKMRKIKDEDFFSNRIKNGLVDEKLAYKVGKNIAELFKKIETPVEKASEFGSFDVIKYNCEENFIQTEKYVGSLLDEKIYNYIKKKTHNFLEKNKSLFENRLKGGFIKDGHGDLRLEHVYFDNDEIGLIDCIEFNKRFRYNDVVSEIAFLAMEMDINGYIDLSDSLIAGFFSVFDDESSRKLLNFYKCYRAFVRAKVTCFLLEEKGETWENYENVKNSLDRHVDAAFSYALNMDDNVNLVFYGIMGSGKSKNGKAFSDKYFYSYFNTDIERKRMAGLNPETKVLEDFGKGIYSKEVSLKVYENLAENVRLKNSVCRSAIIDGSFSKKEYFDKLDEKNINYKKILFTAPDEIIVERLKKRESKKSVSDGRIELLQAQKSSFETKELADLTIETTKTVESNLAKIADFLIRES, encoded by the coding sequence ATGGATTTATCACCAGAAGCGATTATTTTAAAAGAGTTAGTTAAACCAAAGGAAATTAAAGAAACTCATATATCTTATGCAATGATAACTGATGATTATGTGTATAAACTTAAAAAGCCAGTAGATTTTGGTTTTCTCGATTATAGATTGTCAAAAAGTAGAAGAAATTTTTGTATCTTAGAAAAAGAATTAAATTCAAGATTTTCTAAAGATGTTTATCTCGATGTATTGAAAATAGCAAGATTTGGAAAAGAGATGAAACTTGTACCACATACAAATACTATGTTTGCAATTGATTATGTGCTAAAAATGAGGAAAATTAAAGATGAAGATTTTTTTAGTAATAGAATAAAAAATGGATTGGTGGATGAAAAGTTAGCTTATAAAGTTGGTAAAAATATTGCTGAGCTGTTTAAAAAAATAGAAACTCCAGTTGAAAAGGCTTCAGAATTTGGAAGTTTTGATGTGATAAAGTATAATTGTGAAGAAAATTTCATTCAGACAGAAAAGTATGTGGGCAGTTTATTAGATGAAAAAATTTATAATTATATCAAAAAGAAAACACACAATTTCCTTGAAAAGAATAAATCACTTTTTGAAAATAGACTGAAAGGTGGATTTATCAAAGATGGTCATGGTGATTTGAGATTGGAGCATGTCTATTTTGATAATGACGAGATAGGGCTTATCGATTGTATAGAATTTAACAAAAGGTTTAGATATAACGATGTGGTATCTGAAATAGCTTTTTTAGCTATGGAAATGGATATTAATGGATATATTGACCTATCAGACTCTTTGATAGCAGGTTTTTTCTCAGTATTTGATGATGAAAGCAGTAGGAAATTGCTTAATTTTTACAAATGTTATAGAGCCTTTGTGAGAGCAAAAGTTACTTGCTTTTTGCTTGAGGAGAAAGGGGAAACTTGGGAAAATTATGAAAATGTTAAAAATTCGCTGGATAGGCATGTAGATGCAGCTTTTAGCTATGCTTTAAATATGGATGATAATGTAAATTTAGTATTTTATGGGATAATGGGTTCTGGCAAATCAAAAAATGGTAAGGCCTTTAGTGATAAATATTTTTATTCATATTTCAATACAGATATTGAAAGAAAAAGAATGGCAGGATTAAATCCAGAAACAAAAGTATTAGAAGATTTTGGAAAAGGGATTTATTCTAAAGAGGTTAGCCTGAAGGTATATGAAAATTTAGCTGAAAATGTGAGATTGAAAAATAGTGTTTGTAGGTCAGCTATCATTGATGGTAGTTTTTCTAAAAAAGAATATTTTGATAAACTGGATGAAAAAAATATAAATTATAAAAAGATATTGTTTACTGCTCCTGATGAGATAATTGTTGAGAGACTAAAAAAGCGAGAAAGTAAAAAATCTGTTAGTGATGGTAGAATAGAGCTGCTTCAAGCTCAAAAGAGCTCTTTTGAAACTAAAGAGCTGGCAGATTTAACAATTGAAACCACTAAAACTGTTGAGAGTAATTTAGCAAAAATAGCTGATTTTTTGATTAGAGAAAGTTAA
- a CDS encoding ribonuclease Z has product MRHNFTIKQVNSPFEDTAFFVRNIYKRQAFLLDCGRLGDIENTEILSISDIFVSHTHIDHFYGFDRILRGMLRSDKKVRVFGPTGIIKNVKGKLDAYTWNLIKNYTFKIEVFELGLDGKINCAMFDAANGFVPECFNLVVDRIELEDGFVLEYEFFDHGISSVGYRIKEEKHVNIKKDVFDKFGYIPGPWLTVLKSKLRNCVDLKEEIDVETTDGIKKVSLKELEQNLVIYKEPQDITFITDIAPTYENFKKAVNFAKNSFVLLIEAMFLKDDVLDAIYKKHLTVELAKKIFQVSGAKFVKFFHFAPKYERDKNKFFLNLYSELNNKILKTL; this is encoded by the coding sequence ATGCGCCATAATTTTACAATAAAGCAGGTAAATTCACCTTTTGAAGATACAGCATTTTTCGTGCGAAATATTTACAAAAGGCAGGCTTTTTTACTTGATTGTGGCAGGCTTGGTGATATAGAAAATACTGAGATATTAAGTATTTCTGATATCTTTGTTAGTCACACACATATAGATCATTTTTATGGATTTGATAGAATATTAAGAGGGATGTTGCGCTCAGATAAAAAGGTGAGAGTTTTTGGCCCAACTGGGATTATTAAAAATGTTAAAGGTAAGCTTGATGCTTATACCTGGAATTTGATAAAAAACTACACTTTTAAAATTGAAGTTTTCGAGCTTGGCTTAGATGGAAAAATAAATTGTGCTATGTTTGATGCTGCAAATGGCTTTGTCCCAGAATGTTTTAATTTGGTTGTTGATAGGATAGAGTTAGAAGATGGTTTTGTTTTAGAATATGAATTCTTTGATCATGGCATCTCTTCTGTTGGGTATAGGATAAAAGAAGAAAAACATGTAAATATAAAGAAAGATGTGTTTGATAAATTTGGATATATTCCTGGGCCTTGGCTGACAGTATTAAAGTCTAAACTTAGAAATTGTGTTGATTTGAAGGAAGAGATTGATGTTGAAACTACTGATGGGATAAAAAAGGTGTCTTTGAAAGAGCTCGAACAAAATTTGGTAATTTACAAAGAACCTCAGGATATCACTTTTATCACAGATATTGCTCCTACTTATGAAAATTTTAAAAAAGCTGTCAATTTTGCTAAAAATTCATTTGTTTTATTGATTGAAGCTATGTTTTTAAAAGATGATGTTTTGGATGCAATTTATAAAAAACATTTAACAGTTGAGCTAGCCAAAAAAATTTTTCAAGTTAGTGGTGCTAAGTTTGTAAAATTTTTTCATTTTGCCCCCAAATATGAGAGAGATAAAAACAAGTTCTTCTTAAACTTGTATTCTGAGCTTAATAACAAGATTTTAAAGACATTATAA